TTGTGGTAACTGCATCGAAACTGTTTTCATTCCTGAAAAAAACAGAGGGACATTATGTGTTTCCTCACAAGTTGGATGCGCATTAAATTGCAGTTTTTGTTCAACTGCAAAGCAAGGTTTTAACCGTAACCTAAGTACAGCAGAAATTATCGGGCAAGTATGGCTTGCTGCTAGAGAACTCTCTCAACAACACGGTGCGCATGATAAGCGAATTACTAATGTCGTCATGATGGGCATGGGAGAACCCTTGCTTAATTTTGACAACGTAGTCGCTGCCATGGATATTATGATGGATGATTTTGCCTACGGCCTTTCAAAACGTCGAGTTACCTTGAGCACTTCAGGTGTATTGCCCGATTTGCAACGACTACGTGAGGTAAGTCCAGTGGCCTTAGCCGTTTCATTGCATGCCCCAAATGATAAATTGCGTAATGAACTGGTACCAATCAATAAGAAATATCCCTTAGCTGAATTGATGGCTATATGTAAGTCTTACTTTAAAAACGAACCGAAGCGAAAGGTTACTTTTGAATATGTCATGTTAAAGGGTGTTAATGATCAGCCCGAGCATGCAGACCAGCTCATTAAGTTACTAAGAGACGTTCCCTCTAAAGTGAACCTCATTCCATTTAATCCTTTTCCATTAACACAATACGAACGTTCTTCACAGGCAGCAATTGATGCATTCCGTGATCGATTAGTTGCAAAAGGCATTAATACGATTACGCGAAAAACTCGCGGTGACGACATTGATGCCGCTTGCGGACAATTAGCAGGCGATGTAAAAGACCGGACAAGCCGCTCAGCTCGTTGGCAAAAATTGCATTTCGTGCCTTCAAACGAAACTGTCGATACAAAAAAAACTGAATAACACTGAAAAAGCACATAATTCTTTTTAAATTTCTATGTTCACGGTTATAATAGTCCATCTTTTTTGCGCTATGTGAAGAATGTGTTGAATTTATTGCGCGTTTTACCTTTTTTAATCGTGTTATTCTTGACGGCATGCCAGCACCAGGTCGCAGAGAAAGTAGTGGAAACTGCTTCCAATAAAGCCAAATCACAAGAGGCCGCAGCTTATAATGCGCAGTTAGGTATAGCTTATTTAAAACAGGGTGATATGCCTCGAGCAAAACGAAAATTATTAACTGCACTGGATTTAGCCCCAAATTCTGCGGATGTTAATGTTGCGATGGCCTATTTTCTGGAAAAAACGGGTGACATCAAAGACGCAAAAATTTATTATCAGAAAGCTTTATCGCTCGCACCGAAAAGTGGAGCACAGTTAAATAACTACGGCACTTTTTTATGTCGTCTCGGCCAATACCGTGAGGCCGAAAGCTATTTTCTCAAAGCAGTGAGTGACGTTCGCTATGTACATACCGCTGCTGCTTATGAAAATGCAGGACTCTGTGCTGAAGCTATCCCCGATTATGGGAAAGCTAAACAGTATTTTGAGAGGGCTCTAAAGCAAGATCCTAAGCGTAGTGAATCGCTGTATCAGTTAGTAACAATAGAGCTTAAACAAAAACATGCAAATAGAGCATTAATGTATTTGCAGAAATATGCGCAGCCCTCTGCTCATGATCCAGCTCTTCTTGCTTTAGCAGTCGATGTTGCGCATCAGGCAGGTAAGAAGAATATTGAATTAAGTTATAGAAATCGTTTACAGCAGTTAAGCAATTTTACGGACTATACCGGAGCAAATAATGAATACAACAACAGCAATGGATGAGGTTCATAAGGACAACCATGAGAAGCCAGGTGTGCAGTTGGCGCAAGTGCGAGAGAAGAAAGGCTATAGCCAGGAATATGTTGCTGGTAAATTGCATCTAAGAGTTAGAATTATTGAGTTATTGGAAGCAGACAATTACCAACAAATGCCTGAGCCTGTGTTTATTAAAGGATATCTACGCGCCTATGCAAAATTATTAGGTGTTCCTGCTGAACCGTTACTTGCTGCTTTTAATAGTATGCATACTTCTGAAAGGAAATTGGAAAAAGCGTTATGGCAAAGCAAACGTGAGTCTAATAAAGGTGAGCGTGTTGTTCGTTGGTTAACAGGATTAATTGCTATTACTGCTGTAGTTGCAGTAGGGATATGGTGGCAAAAGATTAGGGATACTCAGCAAATAGACACTGCAAAAAGTGCACAAAATGAAACTGTAGCAAAAAATAGTGACCCAGATATTCGATTAACTGATCTTTCTAAAATGCAATCGATGTTTTCATCAACAAGCAGTAGTGGTCAGCTAACACCATTGGAGAATCAAGGTGGCTGAAAAAATCCAGGCAGTAAGGGGCATGAATGATCTGTTGCCCCAGGAAACCCCTTTTTGGAGAGCATTAGAAGCAGTATTCATACAATGTATGAAGCAATATAGTTATCAGGAAATTCGTTTTCCGTTAGTAGAGAGTACTCAACTATTCAAACGATCAATTGGTGAAGTTACTGATATAGTTGAAAAGGAAATGTACACTTTTACTGATTTAAATGGAGATAGCCTGACACTAAGACCAGAAGGAACTGCAGGTTGTCTTCGTGCATGTCTCGAACATGGCTTATTGCATAACCAGCAGCAAAAACTTTGGTATATAGGTGCGATGTTTCGCCATGAAAAGCCACAAAAGGGTAGATACAGACAATTTCACCAGTTTGGTGTGGAAGCTTTAGGAATTAATGGTGTGGCAATCGAACTTGAGTTAATTGCCTTATGTCGTCGAATTTGGAACGCCTTGAATATTGAAAACCATGTGCAATTGCAAATCAATACACTTGGAGAGCTAAGCGAACGCCAAAATTATCGTAATAAGCTTATCGATTATTTTAAAACCCATTTTGATAAATTAGATGAAGATAGTAAACGTCGTTTGGATAGAAACCCGTTAAGAATTTTAGACAGTAAAAATCCAGAAATGCAGGCATTACTCAAAGACGCACCTCAGCTCATTGATTCTCTGGGAGAGGATAGTAAAAAGCGCTTTACAGATCTTTGCGAGGGTTTAAATAAATTAGGCATTTCATATACGATTAATCCTTTTTTAGTAAGGGGATTGGATTATTATGGCCATGTTGTTTTTGAGTGGGTTACTGATAAATTAGGCAGTCAGGCAACCGTTTGTGCGGGTGGACGTTACGATGTGCTTGTAGAACAATTAGGTGGTAACCCAACACCGGCTATAGGTTTTGCAATGGGTATTGAACGTTTGTTATTGTTGCTGGAAACATTAAATTTGTCTCTAAAAGCTGCCAAATCCCCCTCTTTGTTTATTATTGCAACTAATGATGAAGCCATGCAACAAGCTCTAGCAATTGCTGAAATGCTTAGAAATGTTAGTGCAGATTGGGAGGTTATTACTAATACAGCCGGTGGAGGATTCAAGAGCCAATTTAAAAAAGCAGATAAGAGTGGTGCCGAGTTTGCGCTAATTCTTGGAGAAGATGAAGCAAAATCTCATACAATAGGTATAAAAAACTTGCGTAAAGAAGCAGAACAAGTAACTATTCCACAACAGGAATTGGCCAAGTACATACAGAGCTCTCTGGAAAGGCAGTAGGAGATAGATATATGTCAGTATATATGACAGAAGATGAACAGTTAGAAGCTATAAAAAAATGGTGGCAGAAATACAACTCAGTGATTACGGTAGTACTCTCTATTGTGTTGCTTATTGTTGCGGGATATAAATATTGGTCATGGCATCAATATAAAGTAAGCATGCAAGCCTCAAGTGCCTATGAGCATATGATGGTTGCCTTTTCCAACCAGGATAATAAGAGCGTTCGTGCTTATGCAAATCAATTAATTAATGATTATGGACAAACCGTTTATGCAGATGCTGCACGTTTAACATTAGCCAAACTTTATGTTGGCTATGATAAATATGCTAAGGCTCGAGAAAATTTAGAATATGTAGCCAATCATTCAAAAATGCTGTCGCTAAAGCAGGTAGCAAAGATTCGTATCGCTCGTCTTTTTGCTGCTGAAAAAGCCTATGACAAAGCATTAGCAGAATTAACACAAGTGAATGATGAAACGTATATGCCTGTTGTTAATGAGTTAAGAGGTGATATTTATGCTGCTACTGGTAAATATCAGCAAGCACTTAATTCTTACAAGGAAGCGATTACAGCAGCACGCACCAATGGAATGGGGAATCTTTTTCTAGAAATGAAAACTAATGAACTAGCCGCTCTGACTCAATCTATGAGAAAAGAGGATGGTAATCTCCAAGCTGCTTAAGAGGTCAAATTGTATATGAATAAGAAACTATTAATTCTGGCTTTATCGATAGCTTTACCCGCCTGTAGTCATCTTGATAACTATATGCTTGGCAAAGACAATACACCGACGCCAACTGAATTGGAACCACTCAAACCGAAGGTTGCTCTACAGGAAAAATGGTCAGTTCCTGTTAGCTCGAAAGTATCTAACGCTAATCTCAAGCTTAAGCCAGCCATCGTAGGTAATGTTGTCTATACTGCTGATCCCAGCGGTTCGATAGAGGCTGTTGATAAGTCAAACGGTAAAACCCTCTGGACTAAAAAATTAGCGAATGGAATAGTAAGTGGTCCTAGCGTATCGGCGGGTTCAGTTGCTCTAGGTACTGATTCCTCCAGTATTGTATTGCTAAAACAAGTGGATGGTAGCGAATTATGGACAGCAAAAGTTTCTAGTGAAGTACTTTCCAAACCCATTATTACCAACAGCAAGATAATTGCAAAAACGATCGATGGTAATTTGTATGCTTTCGATGTCGTGACAGGAAAGCAGCTTTGGGTTTCCGAACATGGTGCTCCAAGCTTAATTTTAAAAGCCAGTTCGTCACCTGTCATTGTTGCTAATAAACTTATTTTAGTAGGCTATTCCGACGGTAAAATGGATGCTGTTGATTTGGACACAGGCCATTTAGTTTGGCAGCGCAGTATTGCTTACGCGAGTGGATCAAGTGATGTTGAGCGTCTAGTTGATATCGATGCAGATCCTATAGTTCGTGGGAATGTAGTTTATCTTGCCAGCTATCAAGGCTACGTCGGTGCCTTGTCCCTTGTTGATGGACAATTTTTATGGCGTAAACCCGCCTCTGTTTATAAAAACATGGCGATTGATGATACCACATTGTATATCACAGACAGTGACGATGTTGTTTGGGCTTTGAACAGACAAACAGGGCAAGTCAATTGGAAACAAGTGGCTTTAAAAGCTCGTGGTTTAACTGAGCCTGTTCTGATGGGTAATCGCTTAGTTGTCGGGGACAAAACAGGTCTCTTGCATGTGCTCGCAAAAAATAATGGTAATTTGCTTTCTCGTGCACAACTTGGTGGATCTATAACAACAGCCCCCTCAGTATCTAGTAATAATATCTATGTCATGACTAATAATGGCAAGCTAAATCGATTTTCTGTGAGTTAATTAATGATTCCTGTTATTGCCCTTGTTGGTCGACCAAATGTAGGAAAATCAACTTTATTCAATCGACTAACGCGTACTCAGGACGCGTTGGTCGCAGATTTCCCTGGACTCACTCGTGATAGACAGTATGGAGAAGCCCATTTCGAGGAGAAGCCATTTATTGTTATTGATACGGGTGGAGTAGGTGTCGATGATGTGGCCGTAGATGCCTTGATGTCAAAACAATCCACTGTTGCCTTGGAAGAGGCTGACTATGTTTTATTTTTGGTTGATGGACGTGCTGGGTTAACAGGGATAGATGAGAATATTGCTCAACAACTTCGAAAATCTAATAAGCATGTTTACCTTATTGTTAATAAGGTAGATGGCCTTCAAGAAGATGTAGCTTGTGCTGAGTTTCAATCATTGGGATTTGATGAAATACATCCTATCTCTGCAACCCATGGTCGGGGTATGCATACGTTGCTTAGTCAGTTAACAGCAACCTTTGAACCTGCCGTAGAAGAAGAAACAGATAATAAAGCGATCAAAATTGCCTTTGTGGGCCGCCCTAATGTAGGAAAATCCACATTAATTAATCGCATCCTGGGTGAAGAACGTGTTGTTGTTTATGACATGCCCGGCACGACTCGCGATAGTATCTCTATTCCTTTTACAAGAGATGAGAAGCCCTATGTGCTTATCGATACCGCAGGTGTCAGACGGCGTGCGCGCGTTGATGAAAAAATTGAAAAGTTTTCTGTCATCAAAACTCTGCAATCGATTAAGGAATCGCATGTTTGCATGATGCTTTTAGATGCAAAAGAAGGTTTGACTGAGCAAGATATGCATTTATTGGGTTTCGTTATTGAAACAGGTAAAGCCTTGGTCATTGCAGTGAATAAATGGGATGGCCTTACTGAGGAACACAAAGAGCATGTTCGTCAAGAGTTGTCTCGTCGTCTTCACTTTGTAAATTTTGCCAAAATGCGATTTATTTCTGCCTTGCACGGTACTGGAGTAGGCTTATTGTTCAAAGACATTGAGCAAGCCTACGGGTCGGCAATGCAGGCATTTTCTACCCCGAAACTGACTCGTTTATTGCAAGATTTTGTTAGTCAACATACTCCTCCTTTAGTACAAGGTCGTCGTATAAAATTGCGTTATGCACATGCCGGCGGACATAATCCACCCATTATTGTTATTCATGGTAACCAATTGGATTCATTGCCTGATAGCTACAAGCGATATCTTAATAATGCCTTTGTAAAGCAACTAGGTCTTATCGGTACACCACTGAAATTAGAGTTCAAAAGTGGAACTAATCCGTTTAAAGATAAGAAAAATAAATTGACAGAACGACAGATTCAACGAAAAAGACGATTAATGAAACACGTGAAGAAAAAATAGGATTATCTATAGTTCTCACGTGTTCTCTAAAATTTATAACTCTTCCATCGAAGATGTCCTCAAAGTTAATACATCACAGGGAGCATGATGAAGCATTGCATAAGCAGTACTACCAAGGAAAGCGGGGACAGCGCTAGGGGTATGGCTTCCTAGAATAATTAAACCACAACCCAGCGCCTTCACTTTTTCCAGGATATGTGTTTTAAGTGATCCTATTTCAATATGCTGTTGCTCTAGCGGAATATTTAAAGCATCGCCTAGTAGGCTCATCACAGTCTGTGCATCATCTTTAACTGGATTAGCAAGTTCAGCAAATCCAAGGCTTTGTGCTAACTGCAAACTTGTAGGTGGTTCAATCACATGTAACAAATGAAGCTTGGCATTAAAATTATGTGCAATTTGAGCTGCCTTTTTACAAATATCAAAATGTTGATCGCTCAAATCGGTTGCAAGCAAAATAGATGTGTACACGATTTCCTCGCTTAACGACAGTCCATTACGCTTAAGTGTAGTTGATTTTTTCTTGTTGAGGTAGCAAATAACTACTCTTCGATTCGGATTGATTTTCAATAAGATGCAGCAGCTTTTCGAAGGGTTCATTGGATATTGAGACCACACCTGAAAAAGGATAGCTTAACACTGTCACCGCTGTGACATAAAAGGCAAGAAAGATACAGAGAAAAATATGCATGATTGTATTAATGAGGGTATCTTTTATTAAAAAAATACTCATGGTTAAAATTGAAAACGCACCAATAAAAATCATCATATACCAAGCATTAGGAATAGCTAGATTTAGCAAGTTAATACGGTGATTGCGGTACTCAATTGCCTGGTTTAATGCTATTAAAGCTTGTTGGTAATAAAGTTGGGTAATACTATCTTTGGGTCTATAGCTAATTAAGTCACTGTAAAGTTTATCAATTGCTAATTGGGCTTTTAAATGTTCACGTCCATCTCTCATTGAGGACCATTCTTCGTTGTTAACAAGTGTAATATAATCAGTAAGATCTTTTTCTATTGTTGCAAAGACTTGCGGGGGAAAGTCTTTTGTACTCTCAGAAAGAACGTATAATTTAGTGGTTTCTTCAACGACAAGCTTTCGCGCATCTTGATAGTCATTCCAAAGCAGGTAAATAATAAAACCTAAAAAAATACTATAAAAACCACTAAGAATTCCCACCAAAAGGCTGCTTATTCTTTGCGAATCCCGTAGAGGTGGTAATCTTCTTTTTAAAGAAAAAATATACCAGCTAGTAGCCAAAAAAATGATTGCTACAATTAAGAAAACATAGGGAGGAAGAATATTATCCACTAATAGACGCATTCATCTCCTCAGCGAATAAATTTGTAACTATAATCAGTTTAGTTTACTTTTGATGCTCTGACTTGATGGTCAAACAATATTCATCTTTTTCAATGAGTTTAGTTAATTCTTTGCCATTCAGTGTGATTGGTTGGGATGCAATTTCAAGCAATGGAACAAAAACAAAATCTCTTAAGTGAATACGCGGATGAGGGAGGATTAGCGGTTTCGTTTTCTTTGTTAATGAACCGTATAAAAGAATATCTATATCTAGAGTTCTGCTTCCCCATTTAACCTTTCTTACTCGTCCCTGTTGTTTCTCTATCTTTTGACATTCAGCTAATAATTGTTGGGGAGTAAGAGTGGTTTGGAGCATGACAACGGTATTTACAAAATCAGGTTGGCTTTTTCTGCCCCAGGCTTTACTGCGATAAAGTGTTGCAACCTTCAATAAGGAGGTTGCAGGTAAGCGCCGCAGCGTTTCAATAGCTGTTCTGAGCTGACGTTCGGGTGAGCTTAAGTTACTGCCAAGACTTAAATAGCAGAGATTCATTGCGAAGAGGTCGTAGTCGTCGTTTTAGGTTTTCGCCGTTTACGGGGCTTTTGTGATGAAGATTGAGGTGTAAGAGCTTTTACCATCGCTAATTGAGCTTTTTCATCGGATTCTTGAAATGTTGTCCACCATTGTGCAAGTTCAATAGCCTCATCGCCAGCCAAGGCCCGTAAAGCCAAGAAATCATAAGCAGCTCGAAAACGCGGGTGTTGTAATAAATTAAAGGCTCGTCCGCCAAATCGTTTAGGAAAGCGGAATTGGAGTAGCCAAATTTCTCGCATGACTTGACTGAAACGTTTTGGAATAGTGACCACGCGATTTTGCTCCATAATGACTTGTGACATCGCTTTTTCTAGAGCTGGTAGCGGATCCATACCTTCTTTTTCTTGCAAATAAATAGTACGTGCTTTTAAAGGGAACCAGAGTAATACTGCAAAAAGAAATGCTGGTGTGATTGGCTTATTGTCGCGGATGCGTGAATCAGTATTCTCTAAAGCAATGCCAAGTAAGGCATTTACGGGGTACTCATCATTCGACAGCAGATTTGCTGTTTGCTCGAAAAGATGAGGGAACAAACCATGCTTTACCAATAAACGCTGAACCGTTTCACCCTCACCGCATTGATATAACTTAGTCATTTCATCAAATAAACGTGAGCCGGAAACATGTTTAATTAAATGACTCAGCGTTTGCAAGGGTGCTGCAGTGTCTTCTGCTAATTCAAAGTGCAATTTTGCACTAAAACGAACAGCTCGCAACATGCGTACAGGATCTTCCTGATAGCGCGTTACAGGATCACCGATGACACGCAATAAACGTTGCTGAACATCTGCTACACCACCTGTGAAGTCGACAATTGAAGAATCATCAATATTGTAATAGAGAGAGTTCACGGTGAAATCGCGGCGCCAGGCATCTTCATCAAGAGTGCCGTAGACATTATCACGAACCAACATTCCTCGTTCATTAGTTAACTGATTAGCCTCAACAGTTTCACATTCAGATTCACTCGCTCCACGAAAGGTAGCAACTTCAATAATGTCGCGATGGAAAATAATATGAACTAGTTTAAAACGTCGTCCGATAATTCGTGCATTACGAAACAGTTTTTTAATTTGATTTGGAGTTGCATTCGTAGCGATATCAAAATCTTTAGGTGCTTTACCTAGAAGTAAATCGCGAACGCTGCCACCTACTAAATAGGCTTGAAAACCAGCACTATTGAGACGATTCAAAACTTTAAGTGCATTAATACTAATGTCAGTTTTAGAAACATTGTGTTGAGTGCGCGGAATAATGTAGCTAGCATCCACAGGCTCATGCTGGGCTCTGGATTTACGTAACAGCTTTTTGATTAACTTAATTATTGTGGTCACCCTGAAAATAGCCTTCCTAACGCCGCATTATTATAGCTCAGATTTTAAAAAAAGTGAATCATTTACCTTTTGTTAATTCCAGTAGACAATATATCTTTCGAATTAAGTAAAAATAGTAAAATGGATATTTTAGATATTGTTTTAAGTCTCTCAGCCCTGACAATTCTAGAGATAGTCTTAGGAATAGACAATCTGGTTTTTTTATCAATTTTAACGGAAAAACTTCCCAAAGAGCAACGAAGGAAGGCTCGCAGGTGGGGGTTGGCATTTGCATGGATAACCCGGTTAATACTTTTGGCTTCGGCGGTATGGCTTGCAAAATTAACGACGCCCTTGTTTAGTATAGGGGAATTTCATTTATCAGGTCGTGATTTATTTCTCCTCGGAGGTGGGCTTTTCTTAATTGCTAAAGCCACTCAAGAAATTCATTATGAAGTGGGTGAAAGTCCTATTGAAGATTTAACCAAACCACATGGAAATAAAGCGATCACGTTCAAAGGGGTTGTAATTCAAGTAGCCCTAATGGACATTATCTTCTCCTTAGACAGTGTCCTTACTGCGGTTGGTTTAACAAGTCATTTCTGGGTAATGGCAGCAGCGATTACCTGCGCTATTCTGGTTATGGTTTATGCAAGTGAGCCTGTTAGTCGATTTATCGATAAGCATCCCACCATTAAAATGCTGGCATTAAGCTTTTTAATTCTGATTGGTATGGTTTTGGTTGCAGATAGTTTTTCTTTCCATATCCCGCGAGGCTATATTTATTTTGCGATGGGCTTTTCTTTAGGGGTAGAGGCGCTTAATTTGTTGAGACGTTCCCGTCAACATAAGCGTAAACACTAGGTTGGTATATGTTAACAATAAAAGCTTTTCATATTATTGCTATGGTGGCCTGGTTTGCAGGTCTTTTTTATCTACCACGTCTTTTTGTTTATCATGCTCAAACGAGTGATAGAATTAGCCTTGAGCGCTTTAAAATAATGGAGAGACGGCTGTATTATGGGATTACCTGGCCTGCAGGAATAGTTACAACTGTTTTAGGTTTGGCTCTGCTTTTGTATAACCCTTCCTATTATTTAAAGGCTGGATGGATGCATGCCAAACTCGGATTGGTCGTTGTACTGTGGATTTATCATCTTGCTTGCGGACATTTCAGACAACAATTTGTAAAAGGAAAAAATACAAAAACTGCAACTTTCTATCGAATATTTAATGAGTTACCTACTTTATTCCTGATAGTTATCGTTTTGTTGGTTGTTGTTAAGCCCTTCTAATTAATCACTCTGGGAGTGACTAATTAGTCGATTTCAACCATTTCAAAGTCTTCTTTTCCAGCGCCACAGTCAGGACAAAACCAATTTTCAGGCACATCTTCCCAACGTGTACCCGGCTCAATTCCATCTTCAGGCCAGCCTTCAGCTTCATCATATATAAAACCGCAAATAACACAGATAAAACGTTTATACTCTTGCATACTTTTTTACTCAAAATTTAAAGGGGCTAATTTAGCGATTGCGCCTCTTAATGTAAAGCTGCTCTTGTCATAATTTTTGTCATTGTCATCAAAAAACTGTAGAATACTGGCTATTTAAGGACGATGGAGTAGTCATGACTTATTCTCAACAATTGTTTGAAGAAGCGCAGACAGTAATTCCTGGTGGCGTTAATTCACCTGTACGCGCATTTAAAGGAGTTGGTGGTGAGCCAATCTTCTTTAAACAGGGCAAAGGAGCTTATTTAATCGATGCTGATAATAAATCGTACATTGATTATGTGGGTTCCTGGGGACCATTAATTCTCGGCCACTGCCACCCTCACGTAGTTCAAGCTGTCAGTGACGTTTTGCATAGTGGAATGAGTTTTGGTGCACCGACCGAGCTTGAAGTAAGGCTTGCGCAAAAAATAACCAATATTATGCCTGCCATTGAAAAAGTTCGAATGGTTAATTCGGGTACTGAGGCGACGATGACCGCTATACGACTAGCGCGAGGGTTCACTGGGAAAAATAAAATTATCAAATTTAACGGTTGTTATCATGGCCACAATGATAGTCTCCTTGTTAAAGCCGGTTCAGGTTTATTAACGTTAGGTATTCCATCTACACCAGGTATCCCTGCAAGCATTACAGAACATACCTTAACTGCAGATTTTAATAGCCTTGAACAGACAGCAGCCTTATTTGCTAAATATCCAAATGATATTGCAGCAATTATTTTAGAGCCTGTGGCTGGAAATATGGGATTTGTACAGCCCCAACCTGGGTTTCTCCAAGGTTTACGTGATTTGTGTGATGCCCACAGCGCATTATTAATTTTTGATGAAGTGATGACTGGATTCCGAGTAGCCTTAGGGGGGGCTCAGGCCTTATTTAATATAACCCCTGATCTTACCACATTGGGTAAAGTCATCGGAGGAGGCATGCCAGTTGGCGCTGTTGGTGGGAAAGCCGATATCATGAGTCATCTGGCTCCTGAAGGACCTGTTTATCAAGCCGGAACGTTATCGGGTAATCCCTTAGCCATGGCTGCGGGTTTGGCAACGCTAACAGAAATAGAAAAACCCGGTTTTTATGAAAAACTCAGTGAGACTACTGCTGCTATGGTCAAAGGCCTGGCTGAAGTTGTTGAGTCTTTCAAGATTCCTTTTTGCTATGCGTCTTTGGGGGGTATGTTCGGCTTTTGCTTTAATTCTAAAAAGCAAGTTGCGGATTATCATGACGTTGCATCCTCTGATGAGCCATTATTCAAACAATTCTTCCATGGTATGTTGAATAAAGGGGTTTATTTTGCGCCTTCAATGTATGAAGCAGGTTTTGTATCAAGCGCTCACAAACAAGAAGAAATTCGTTTAACAATGGAAGCTGCAGAATCAGTTTTGGCAACCATTATGAAGGTTCATGCCTAATGAAAGAAATAAAAAAATATCACGTCTATGGAATAGGGAATGCTTTACTGGATAGAGATGCAAAGGTGGATGAGGCACTCCTTAGTGCCCTAAATATTGAAAAAGGAGTGATGACTTTAACAGATGAAGCAACTCACCAACGTTTACTAACCGCTCTGACCGGAACATTTTGCCATAGTGGTTGCGGTGGATCAGCAGCAAATAGCATGATTGCTCTAAGTCAGTTTGGTGGTCGAGGATTTTATAGCTGCAAAGTCGCTGATGATGAAGAAGGTCACCTGTTCCTTAAGGAGTTATCCGCCTTAGGCATCGATTGCAATTTAAATTCACAAAACTTGTCACCAGGTATCACAGGGCAGTGCCTTGTTCTAGTCACTGATGATGCACAGCGTACAATGAATACCCATTTGGGGATTTCAGAAAGTTTATGCACTGAAGTACTGAATTTAGATGCGATAGCCGCAGCAGACTATCTTTATCTCGAAGGTTACTTAGTCACTTCCCCAACAGCTCGTAACGCACTGTTGGTGGCTAAACGCCATGCTAAAACTTCCGGGACCAAAGTCGCATTAACTTTATCTGATGCCAATATTGTTCGCTATTTTAAGAATGATTTATTGAGTGTTATCGATGGGCATGTTGATCTCCTATTTTGTAATCAAGAAGAAGCCTTATTGTTTACAGACACAAATGACTTGGAGGCGGCAATTGCTTTGTTGCAACCTTTAACAAGACATTTAATCGTAACTTGCGGTAGTCTTGGTGCCATCGTTGCTGTAGATGGTGAGATACTCTCTGTCCCCACAATGCCTATGGACGCCGTAGATAGCGTTGGAGCAGGGGATATGTTCGC
The nucleotide sequence above comes from Legionella hackeliae. Encoded proteins:
- the der gene encoding ribosome biogenesis GTPase Der, with protein sequence MIPVIALVGRPNVGKSTLFNRLTRTQDALVADFPGLTRDRQYGEAHFEEKPFIVIDTGGVGVDDVAVDALMSKQSTVALEEADYVLFLVDGRAGLTGIDENIAQQLRKSNKHVYLIVNKVDGLQEDVACAEFQSLGFDEIHPISATHGRGMHTLLSQLTATFEPAVEEETDNKAIKIAFVGRPNVGKSTLINRILGEERVVVYDMPGTTRDSISIPFTRDEKPYVLIDTAGVRRRARVDEKIEKFSVIKTLQSIKESHVCMMLLDAKEGLTEQDMHLLGFVIETGKALVIAVNKWDGLTEEHKEHVRQELSRRLHFVNFAKMRFISALHGTGVGLLFKDIEQAYGSAMQAFSTPKLTRLLQDFVSQHTPPLVQGRRIKLRYAHAGGHNPPIIVIHGNQLDSLPDSYKRYLNNAFVKQLGLIGTPLKLEFKSGTNPFKDKKNKLTERQIQRKRRLMKHVKKK
- a CDS encoding universal stress protein, which produces MYTSILLATDLSDQHFDICKKAAQIAHNFNAKLHLLHVIEPPTSLQLAQSLGFAELANPVKDDAQTVMSLLGDALNIPLEQQHIEIGSLKTHILEKVKALGCGLIILGSHTPSAVPAFLGSTAYAMLHHAPCDVLTLRTSSMEEL
- a CDS encoding bestrophin-like domain, producing MRLLVDNILPPYVFLIVAIIFLATSWYIFSLKRRLPPLRDSQRISSLLVGILSGFYSIFLGFIIYLLWNDYQDARKLVVEETTKLYVLSESTKDFPPQVFATIEKDLTDYITLVNNEEWSSMRDGREHLKAQLAIDKLYSDLISYRPKDSITQLYYQQALIALNQAIEYRNHRINLLNLAIPNAWYMMIFIGAFSILTMSIFLIKDTLINTIMHIFLCIFLAFYVTAVTVLSYPFSGVVSISNEPFEKLLHLIENQSESKSSYLLPQQEKINYT
- the folK gene encoding 2-amino-4-hydroxy-6-hydroxymethyldihydropteridine diphosphokinase, which codes for MNLCYLSLGSNLSSPERQLRTAIETLRRLPATSLLKVATLYRSKAWGRKSQPDFVNTVVMLQTTLTPQQLLAECQKIEKQQGRVRKVKWGSRTLDIDILLYGSLTKKTKPLILPHPRIHLRDFVFVPLLEIASQPITLNGKELTKLIEKDEYCLTIKSEHQK
- the pcnB gene encoding polynucleotide adenylyltransferase PcnB translates to MLRKSRAQHEPVDASYIIPRTQHNVSKTDISINALKVLNRLNSAGFQAYLVGGSVRDLLLGKAPKDFDIATNATPNQIKKLFRNARIIGRRFKLVHIIFHRDIIEVATFRGASESECETVEANQLTNERGMLVRDNVYGTLDEDAWRRDFTVNSLYYNIDDSSIVDFTGGVADVQQRLLRVIGDPVTRYQEDPVRMLRAVRFSAKLHFELAEDTAAPLQTLSHLIKHVSGSRLFDEMTKLYQCGEGETVQRLLVKHGLFPHLFEQTANLLSNDEYPVNALLGIALENTDSRIRDNKPITPAFLFAVLLWFPLKARTIYLQEKEGMDPLPALEKAMSQVIMEQNRVVTIPKRFSQVMREIWLLQFRFPKRFGGRAFNLLQHPRFRAAYDFLALRALAGDEAIELAQWWTTFQESDEKAQLAMVKALTPQSSSQKPRKRRKPKTTTTTSSQ
- a CDS encoding TerC family protein, which encodes MDILDIVLSLSALTILEIVLGIDNLVFLSILTEKLPKEQRRKARRWGLAFAWITRLILLASAVWLAKLTTPLFSIGEFHLSGRDLFLLGGGLFLIAKATQEIHYEVGESPIEDLTKPHGNKAITFKGVVIQVALMDIIFSLDSVLTAVGLTSHFWVMAAAITCAILVMVYASEPVSRFIDKHPTIKMLALSFLILIGMVLVADSFSFHIPRGYIYFAMGFSLGVEALNLLRRSRQHKRKH
- the hemJ gene encoding protoporphyrinogen oxidase HemJ, with translation MLTIKAFHIIAMVAWFAGLFYLPRLFVYHAQTSDRISLERFKIMERRLYYGITWPAGIVTTVLGLALLLYNPSYYLKAGWMHAKLGLVVVLWIYHLACGHFRQQFVKGKNTKTATFYRIFNELPTLFLIVIVLLVVVKPF